Genomic segment of Shewanella sp. OMA3-2:
TTGCATCAAAAGTAAATGACTGACCCGCTAATGCGGCTTCGTACATCAAACCACCTTTTGCTGCGGTGAAGATGGCCATATCATTGATGTACACCGCGTTTGCTGCATGGTTACTGCCAGCTTGTCCGGCGCCTGCTGAGTTGCCAGTGGTGCCTACTTGAGCACTGGCACCGACGTTAATCGCCACAGCCGAGGCTTGGGCGCTAAACTCAAAACTGCCGCTGGTGAAGTCATTATAAGCTTTGGCATTTTTGAAGAAGATAATTTCGCTATAGGCTTGACCACCTAACTGAAAACCAATCGATATTTGGGTTAAGCTTGAGTCGCCTGTGTGTGCGCCACTTTTGTACACACGGCCTTTACCATATGCAGCACCAATGCCAATGCCCCCTTTACCCACTGTTGGGAATAGCGCATAGCCATATGCGGTATTAAAAAATGCCTGGGTTTCAGATGCTTTTTTGAAATTAGTAATCGCATCGGTATAACTAGATTCATCAGCATAACTAGCAGGGCTTAATAACAAAGATAAGCTAACAATAGTTGCACTGAACAGGGTGAGTAAACGTGTCATAAATACCTCAATATGGTGCATTAGTTTAGTGATAATATAAGTAAGCTAACATATTAAGCATACTCAATACCGTTAAAGATTAATGTTAATTAAGCTAGCCTACTCTTATTCTATACAATTAACTGTTTTATTGTTTATCCAGCACATAATATTCAAACCACTTCTTGTCCCACTCCATTTTGGCTTTACGGTGTTTATAAAGGTTGAGTCCGTGTCCTTCACCAGGATAAACAATTAACTCTACCGGAACATTTAAGTAATGCTTTAAGCTGCGGTAAAGCCCTTGAGCATGACCAACAGGAACACGTTGATCATTCTCGCCAATATGAATAAGTGTTGGGGTGGTAATTTTATTCGCATAGGTTAAAGATGAGGCTTTATCATACGCTTCTGGCTGTTCCCAAGGCAGTCCTTGCATAAAGTTAATCACATGCCCTGGCGTGTCTTCTAGCATCCATTGCAAACGTTGGTCGAACACGCCAGCGCCAGAACTTGCCGCTTTAAAGCGATTGCTGGTGCTGATTAATGCATTGGTGAGGTAGCCCCCGTTACTCCAGCCCATTACCGCCATTTTGTCGCCATCAACAATGCCATCAGCAATTAACGTGTCGACTCCAGCCATAATATCCGCCACCTCGATTTGGTGCTCTTTACCGACAAGATCAGTTAAAAACTTATCGCCATAGCCAATAGAACCACGATAATTCGGCGATAACAATGCCCAGCCGGTAGCTGGAAATGTTGCTCGCCCATACGAGCGGTGTTGCAGTGAGTAAGGCGTTGCTGCGGTAGGGCCACCATGAATTTGTACCACTAAAGGTAACTTACCTTGGGATTTTTTATAGCCGTATGGCAGTTCTAATATGCCTTCCACGGTCGCACCATCGGGTGCTTTCCAGGTCACCACAGATATTTGTGGTAACTGCCAGCTATCGACTTGCGGATTAATGTTAGTTAAGCGTTTAAATTGACTGCGCTTATAGTCGGCATCAGCAATAAATAAGTCATGGAAATGAGTCAGACTATTGTGACTAAAAACCACTTGTTTGCCTGATGCGCCAAAACTGTAACTGCCTACCACGGTATCACCGGCTAGCACGCTACGTGTATCACCCACTTTACCTTTGTTGATTTGGCTGCAGAATAATTGTGTACGTGCAGCTTGCGCGCCGAGATAACATAATTCATTACTTTTAGGACGCCATTGAATATTGCCACCTTCAAAGGTGGTTTTACCGATTGGCTTAAGCTCTATTGTGGGGATATTTGCATTGGTATTAGTCACAAATAACTTACCCGGATAGCCATCAAAATCGATTCTAAAAGCCAGTTGCTGGTTATCTTGATGCCAATCTAAACCCAATAACCACCCATAAGCTGAAGGAGCTTGTTGGCGCCATTGTGTATCATCGATGACTTTATTGCTGGTGGTTTTAACATCAAAAATTTCAATATTTGACCAGCCTTCATAAAAAACTAATTCATTATCGCTGGTGGTGATACGGGCTATTTTACTGCCGCTGTCATTAACATTAAATTGCCAAACTACTTTGTCATCATCTAGCAAGGTTTTTTGTTTAAAGTTAGTAAGATCAAGCACCTTCAATGGGTTGGTATCGCGTTTACCATGGGCATACTTAGGCACTGAATAATTGGCACGCATGTCGGCCCATTGGTCAGTATCTGTCGATTCTTTATTGGCTAAAAAATAAAGTAATTTACTGTCAGCACTTAATTGGAATGCATTAACGCCCAAGGCTTCTTTGGTCATAGGTTGAATGACTAGGTTAGCTAGTGTGATGCGAAAAACCTGGTTTTTACCGTTATATGGGGCTTTAGCATCATCTTTTTTATCGGCAGAGATAAAATAAATAAACTCTCCATCATGGCTCCAAACCAGGCTTGATTCATTGTCATGGGTAAAGGTTAGGCGCTGGCTTTTCTTATCTTGGGTGTTAATTAGCCAGAGATCTGCTTGGGCTTTATCTAAGGCTTCATCCCAACGGCTTTCCAGCCACACGGCTTGCTTGGCATTAGGGCTAATGGCTACATCTTGCATTTGACCTATATCGAAAAAGTCATCAATAGTTATGGCGTGAGTGCGGGGAGTGGCCGTGGGTGCAGCTTGAACATCAATAGCCAAAGAGCTTGAAAGCAGTATTGCCATCATGCTGATGTAAGAATAAATGCGCATGGTATTCCTTTAAGTTGTCGAGTCTTTGTGTTTATCGGCATCATCGTCAGCGATGACATCTTGCAGATAGCTCAGTTCATCTGCATCTAAAATTTGTTGGCTATTAAGTGAATTACTTGAGCGGGGGATCGTGCGACCACTTAAATAAGCCGCGCGAGTAACTTGGTGTAGACCATAGAAAGCCAGAATATACACAGTTACTAATAAACTTAAGCGGGTTATGGCTTGGGGGAAAATAGAAACCATACCGTCTGAGTAGAAGGGGAAATAGACAATCGTAAATCGCACTAACCAATTTATTAGCATGCCAATCGCTAAAATGGTAATCCAACGCAACCGCATACTGCTTAGTAATGGTTCGTTGTTGATCTTTGCTTGCATTAGCAGTTGGTAAATTAGCGTAAAGTAAAAGACAGCTTGTATTAAAATCAAACTAGGCAGAATAAGCGCAAGTGCATTGATATGACTCAACTCAGCAAGCGAGTTTATTGTATTATTACTGGCTTGTAGATTAATGCCTATACCAAAAAATATTGCCGAACAGATCAAAATTGCCGCTAACATCGCAGCCATAAAGTGCTTGAAAAAATTAGCCTGATAATTGTTGCCATGCAAACTTTGCTTGCTGTAAATATACAGTAAAGGCATTAGTAAAAAGTAAACGGGGTAACATAAGGAGAGTAATAAGTGGATGGGAATAGGGCTAAATTCTTGAGTGAGCAATCCGGTGAGAAAATAGAACCCCACTAACCCCACAATGCCAGCAAGTGACTTATTCTCTGTTGCTTGACCTTGATAACTATAACGAATAAATAACGCCACCCCTAAGCAATGTATACCGCCTAGTAAAGATAGCCACCAATAGGCTTGGATAAAAAAAGTTTGATAGTCTGTCATTATCACTCTCAGTGTTGAAAGTGAATGTTACCTCAAAACATCCTACAGGGGTAATAAACCTCAGCTGGTTAGCCCAATTTTCGTTGGTGACGATTGCTAACACCTTCTGGTGGTTTACCCGGTGCAGGCTTACGTTCAGCGAGTAAATGTTTTATTGCCATTATTGGGTGTGGCAACATCATTCTGGGGCCTGCAAACATCATTATTTCACGTGCTTTTTGTTTCATATGAGGCTTGTAGCAATGCACCGGACATTTATTGCAAGTGGGCTTATCTTGACCATATGGGCAGCGGTCAAGGCGGGTTTCGGCATACGCTAAAAAGTCACTACAAGATTGGCAAACTCCGCAGTCAGGTTTCATTGGATGATGTGCTTTACAGTAAATATCGACCATCGCTGTCATGGTGCGAAACTCATACAGTAACTTAGCAGAAAGTAACTCAGAAACGGCCATTGCTATACCTTAGTGTTTTACTCAACTAATGACAGTGTAGGGCGCTCAATAAAGTGACACAAGTCTATCAGTACAGGTCGTGACGGATGACAAATAAATGAAAAAATTGCTCAGTTAATCACAAAAAATGCGTTGTTAAGCACAAACTCAACGCTTTGTTACAGTTAAATAACTTATATACTTGATTTGTAGGTAGTGATTAGATTATTAATAGCATTGTGTGCTCAAAAAAACAGCGTTGTTTTTCGATAGGCATTAGCCATATTGTAGCGAGCACAACAAATCACACGCGGTTAAACGCGTTTAAACAGGGTGATATAGAATGAAAGTGATCATAGTCATTATTCTTGTTGCGATTGGGGTGTATTTATTTAATCGTGCCAAGGCAACAGCGCAGCAAGAAACATCTGAGAATGAATCATCAAAGCCGTTGAACCGTACTGAAGCTGAAATTAGTGCGCTTGATGAAGCCGAAAGCGTTGAAGTTGAAATAGTCGAACCTAAAGCAGTTGACCCTGCTGTTGTGGCTGTGGTTGATTTGCTGCCAGAGCCAGAGCCAGAGCCAGAGCCAGAGCCAGAGCCAGAGCCAGAGCCAGAGCCAGAGCCAGAGCCAGTCAAAGGGCTTTTATTGCCTAAAACCGGTGCTTGGGCAAGTGACACGTTTAAACAACTAGTCGACCAAGCCAATCATGCTGAGGGTGAACAGGGTAAATTTGACGCAATAACCAATGTCATAAACCATAGTTATAAAATGCGTAAACAGGCCGATTATTGTCAATATGGTGCTAAGTTGCAACAGGGCTATTTGGGGTTATTTGATAAATTATATCAGCAAGATAAGTCACAATTTTCCGATGGAAAAGCCACTGGTCATTTACATCTAGCAACATTGCTTAATGACGTTGGTCGGTTTGACCAAGCCATTTCAATTTGCCAGCATGCACTGACTCATCAACTATCAGATGGCACAATTACAGGGTTTGAGGGGCGACTTGCACGCATCGAAAAAGCGAAACTAAAAGCTTAGCTGTAATTACAGCCGCAATAAAATGTTGCGGTTTAATGTTACGGTTTTAATGCTGCTGTTAGTTAGCTTGGTCTTTTGTGGCCCGCCGGCGAAAGGTAAACAGACTCTGACAATTTCGAGTATCATGTTACTCACTGAAGTAAACAGCGGACATCAGTCCGCTTTTTTTATGCATTGTAATTGTCATTGTGGATTCGGTCATTGTACTGATGAATCGCTGCCATAAGGTGACTCTAGGGATTTTATATGACCGCCAATCTACTGAATAAATTCATCATGTTAACGCTTATGCTTAGCCTGTTTTTACTGAGTGCTTGTATCCGAACCCCTGAGTGGACGTTATTTTATTTTGCTGATGCAGCCGACAAAACCGATTTCACCATAAAGCATGATGTCATTAAAGGTTATTACGACACACTTGAACAGTGCCAAGCAAAAGGTTCAGGTCTACTGCGGATTCAAGGGATAGAGATGACAGAAAATGTTGATTTTATTTGCAGCCAACAGTGTCAAACGTTAGATGATAATCAGCTAGATTGTCAGCAATCTGTTAGCAATAAAGACTTTTTGAAGCAATTGTAATAATAGAAATGGCTGTTTAAAAGAAATTGTAATAAGGATTTCATCATGCGCTTTAAGCAGGACTTT
This window contains:
- a CDS encoding lipid-binding SYLF domain-containing protein; the protein is MTRLLTLFSATIVSLSLLLSPASYADESSYTDAITNFKKASETQAFFNTAYGYALFPTVGKGGIGIGAAYGKGRVYKSGAHTGDSSLTQISIGFQLGGQAYSEIIFFKNAKAYNDFTSGSFEFSAQASAVAINVGASAQVGTTGNSAGAGQAGSNHAANAVYINDMAIFTAAKGGLMYEAALAGQSFTFDAK
- a CDS encoding S9 family peptidase, which codes for MAILLSSSLAIDVQAAPTATPRTHAITIDDFFDIGQMQDVAISPNAKQAVWLESRWDEALDKAQADLWLINTQDKKSQRLTFTHDNESSLVWSHDGEFIYFISADKKDDAKAPYNGKNQVFRITLANLVIQPMTKEALGVNAFQLSADSKLLYFLANKESTDTDQWADMRANYSVPKYAHGKRDTNPLKVLDLTNFKQKTLLDDDKVVWQFNVNDSGSKIARITTSDNELVFYEGWSNIEIFDVKTTSNKVIDDTQWRQQAPSAYGWLLGLDWHQDNQQLAFRIDFDGYPGKLFVTNTNANIPTIELKPIGKTTFEGGNIQWRPKSNELCYLGAQAARTQLFCSQINKGKVGDTRSVLAGDTVVGSYSFGASGKQVVFSHNSLTHFHDLFIADADYKRSQFKRLTNINPQVDSWQLPQISVVTWKAPDGATVEGILELPYGYKKSQGKLPLVVQIHGGPTAATPYSLQHRSYGRATFPATGWALLSPNYRGSIGYGDKFLTDLVGKEHQIEVADIMAGVDTLIADGIVDGDKMAVMGWSNGGYLTNALISTSNRFKAASSGAGVFDQRLQWMLEDTPGHVINFMQGLPWEQPEAYDKASSLTYANKITTPTLIHIGENDQRVPVGHAQGLYRSLKHYLNVPVELIVYPGEGHGLNLYKHRKAKMEWDKKWFEYYVLDKQ
- a CDS encoding nitrous oxide-stimulated promoter family protein — its product is MAVSELLSAKLLYEFRTMTAMVDIYCKAHHPMKPDCGVCQSCSDFLAYAETRLDRCPYGQDKPTCNKCPVHCYKPHMKQKAREIMMFAGPRMMLPHPIMAIKHLLAERKPAPGKPPEGVSNRHQRKLG